GATCGAGCGCAGCGCTGTGGCCTCGCGCCTGATTCATTGCGTATGGTGCGCGAGGAATTGCATGGCTACCCCACCACTCACGAATGGCGAGCGTCTTTCGGCCACGATCCGCTTCCTGGGCGCGATCCTCGGCCAGGTGATTCGCGAGCAGGCCGGCGACACGCTGTACCAGCTCGAGGAGCGCGTGCGCAAGCTGGCCAAGCTGCTGCGCGCCGAGCCGCACCCCGACCACGTGGCCCAGCTCCAGCAGATTGTGGCCGGCCTGACCATAGCCGAGACGCGCGATCTGCTGAAGTCGTTTACGATCTACTTCGCGCTGATCAATCTGTCTGAGCAGATGCAGCGCACGTGGGTGCTGCGCGAGCGCGCCCAGCAGCACCCCGACCAGCCGCACGCCGAGTCGATCGGCGCGGCGGTGGCCGAACTGCGCCGCACCGGCGTGGCGGCCGCCGCGCTGCAGCAGTGGCTCAACTCGGCGCTGATCCTGCCGGTGTTCACGGCGCACCCCACCGAGGCGCGCCGCCGCACCACGCTCGAGAAGCTGCGCCGCGTCGCCGCGCTGGTCGAGCGCAAGCACGCCGGCGCCCCGCCCGACGAGCTGGCCGAGATCGCGCAGCGCATCACCGAGGAGGTGGCCGGCCTGTGGCAGAGCGACGAGGTGCGCGTCATCCGCCCAACCGTCGTCGACGAGGTCAAGAATGGCCTGTACTACTTCGAGGCCACGCTGTTCGGCCTGGTGCCGCAGCTGTACCGCGACCTCGAGGCGGCACTGGTGAAGCACTACCCTGAGCACCACTGGCACGTGCCCGCGCTGCTGCGCTTCGGCTCGTGGATGGGTGGCGACCGCGACGGCAACCCCTACGTGACGCCCGACGTGACGATCGAGACGGTGCGGCGCATGCGCGAATGGGCGCTGCGGCGCCAGATCGGCGCGATCGAGCAGCTGAGCCGCCGCCTGGGCCAGTCGATCCGCCAGGTGCCGGTCAGCGACGAGCTGCACCAGTCGCTCGCGGCCGATGCGCACGCCTTCCCGGCCACCGCCGCGCTGCTGGCGCACCGCAACCCCTACGAGCTGTATCGCCAGAAGTGTACCTACATTCGCGAGAAGCTGCTGCGATCCGAGCGCCACGCCGCCGAGCACATGCCCGACTGGGGCAGCGCCGACCCGCTGCCGGCGGCCGGCACGTTCTACCACCACAGCCGCGAGCTGCTCGATGAGCTGAAGGTGATCGAGCGCAGCCTGCGCGCCAACGCCGGCGCCAGCGCCGCCGACGGCATCCTGCACGACGTGATCCGCCAGGTCGAGGTGTTCGGCCTGCACACCGCCACGCTCGACATCCGCCAGCACAGCGAGCGCCACACCGCCGCGCTGGCCGAGGTGCTGCGGCTGGCCGGGGTGTGTGGCGACTACGCCGCGCTCGGCGAGGCCGCGCGGGTCGAGCTGCTCGCGCGCGAGGTGGCCAACCCGCGCCCGCTCATCCCGGCGCGGTTGCCCTACTCGGCCGAAACCGCCGAGATCATCGAAACCTTCCGCACGGTCGCGGCGATTCTCGAGCAGCTCAGCCCCGAGGCCATCCAGACCTACATCATCAGCATGACCACCGGCGCGAGCGACCTGCTGGCCGCGCTGCTGTTCGCCAAAGAGGCCCGGCTGTACCTGCCTGCGCAGGGCATTAGCCGCCTGAACATTGTGCCGCTGTTCGAGACCGGCGCCGACCTGGCCGGCTGCGACCGCGTGATGGAGGCGTGTTTGCGCCTGCCGATCTACCGCGAGCACCTGCGGCTGCGCGGCGATGTGCAAGAGATCATGATCGGCTACTCCGATAGCAACAAAGATGTCGGGTTCGTAGCCGCGAACTGGGCGCTCTACCAGGCCCAGCGCGTGCTGCGCGATATGGCCCGCCGCGAGGGGATCGGGCTGCGGCTGTTCCACGGCCGCGGCGGCGCGATCGGCCGCGGTGGCGGCCCGGCCAACCAGGCCATCCTGTCGCAGCCGCCCGGCAGCATCGGCAACCAGATCAAGATCACCGAGCAGGGTGAGGTGATCGCCGATCGCTATGGCCTGCCGGCGCTGGCGCACCGGCACCTCGAGCAGGTGCTCAACGCCGTGCTGCGCGCGCAGTTCGTGCCCGGCCACGACGCGCCGGCCGAGTGGGAGCAGGCGCTCGAGCAGCTGGCATCGATCGCGCGTGGGCACTACCGCGCGCTGGTGTACGACAGCCCCGACTTCCTGCCCTACTTTCGCACCGCCACGCCGATCGCCGAGATCAGCCGGCTCAAGATCGGCAGCCGGCCGGCCAGCCGCCGCAATAGCGACCGCATCCAGGATCTGCGCGCGATCCCATGGGTGTTCAGCTGGATGCAGAGCCGCCATACGCTGCCGGGCTGGTTTGGCCTGGGCTACGCGCTCGAGGCGTTCGTTGCCGGCGAGCGGCCCGAGCAAGAGCATGGCTCGAAGCTTGCACTGCTCCAGGGCATGTACGCCAACTGGATGTTCTTCCGCACCATGATCGACAGCGCCCAGATGATCCTGGGCAAAGCCGACCTGCGCATCGCCGCGCGCTACGCCGAGCTGACGCCCGACCCGGCCGTGGCCGCGCGCGTGTATAGCGCGATCCAAGAAGAGTACGAGCGCACCACGCGCATGATCTGCCAGGTGGCGCAGATCGACGAGCTGCTCGCGCAGAGCGACGTGCTGCGCACCTCGATCGCGCGGCGCAACCCATACATCGACCCCATGAGCTTCGTGCAGGTCGAACTGCTGCGCCGCCTGCGCGCCGACCCGGCCGGGCCGGATCATGCCGCGCTCGAGGATGCCATTCTGCTGAGCATCAGCGGGATCGCGGCCGGGCTGAAGAACACCGGCTAGTTGCGCCCGGCCGAAGATATGGCTGATGTGCGACTTCACGGTGTTCTCAGGCTGACGCTGGCCAGCGGCAACGTTATCAGCGGCGACCAGGTTGGCAGCGCGAGCGCGGTGGTGGTGCTGGCCAACGATCTATTCGGCGGCGGCCAGGCGTAACGTTCGCAAGAACCTTGCCAGAGCAGCGCATCGCGCGACTCCTGCTATAATGCTGGCTTGAACGCTCAAGCGGCCACGCGCGCCGGCGCTGTTGCGCAGCGCGGTTGGCTGCGCTCAGGTAAGGAACTGTTATGCAGGCGACTGCACATCGCGCGAGTGAATATGGCGGGGCGACCGTGATTGAGCCGATCGAGGCTCCCACGCCGGCCCCGTATCTTTCCGTGGTCATCCCAGTGCTCGACGAAGCCGAGAACCTGCCGATCCTGGCCGAGCGGCTGGTGCAGGCGCTCGAGGCGCTTGGCCGCAGCTACGAGGTGATTGTGGTCGACGACGGCAGCCGCGACGAGAGCTTCGCGATCTTGCGCGCGCTGGCCGAGCACAACCCGCAGCTGCGCGTGGTGCGGCTGCGGCGTAACTTTGGCCAGACGGCTGCGTTCTCGGCCGGGTTCGATCGCGCGCGCGGCCAGGTGGTGGTGACGCTCGACGCCGATTTGCAGAACGACCCCAACGATATCGGCATGCTGCTGGCCAAGCTCGACGAAGGCTACGACGTGGTCAGCGGCTGGCGCGAGTCGCGCCAGGATGCGTTTCTCAACCGGCGGCTGCCGTCGATCATCGCCAACCGCCTGATCTCGCGCGTCACCGGCGTGCGGCTACACGATTTCGGCTGCTCGCTCAAGGCCTACCGCGCCGAGGTGCTGGCGGGTATCCGCCTGTATGGCGAGCTGCACCGCTTCATCCCGGCGATTGCCAGCTGGCAGGGCGTGGCGGTGACCGAGCTGCCGGTGCATCACGAGCCGCGCCGCTTCGGCAAGTCGAAGTACGGCATCAGCCGCACCATCCGCGTGCTGCTCGATCTGATCACTATTCGCTTTCTGCTGAGCTACGGCACGCGCCCCATGCAGATCTTCGGCCTGCTGGGCCTGAGTATCAGCGGCATTGGCGTGCTGATGGGCCTGTACCTGACCTACACCAAGCTGTTTCTGGGCGAATCGCTCAGTAACCGGCCGATTCTGTTGCTGGCCGTGCTGCTGATTGTCGTCGGCGTGCAGCTGATCAGCATGGGCCTGATCGGCGAGCTGGTGGTGCGCACCTACTACGAGACCCAGTCGAAGCCGATCTATGCCGTGCGCGAGGAGCTTGGCGCGGGGCCGCACTCGTGAGCACGCGGCGCCGCGTGCCGCGCTGGGCCAGCACGCTGCTGCGCGTCGTGGTCAGCGGCAGTGTGCTGGCCTTTCTGGTTGTGCGGGCACAGCCCGGCCAGATCTGGCAGGCCTGGCGCGCGATCGACCTGCCGCTGCTGGGGCTGGCCCTGCTGATGCAGCTGGCCGGCCTGGCGATCAGCGCGGCCAAGTGGGGTGTGCTGCTGGCGGCGCAGGGCCGGCGCCAGCCGCTGCGCTGGCTGTTCGGCGCCTACCTGGTGGGCCAGTTCGTCGGCAATGTGCTGCCAACCACGATCGGCGGCGATGCCGTGCGCGCGGTACAGCTCGGCCGGCGGATCGGCAGCTACGGCGAGGCCGGCGCATCGATCTTTCTCGAGCGGCTGACCGGCTTTCTGGCGCTGAGCCTGATCGCCAACGCCGCGCTGGCGGCGGGCGTACTCGTTTCTGGCGGCGCCGCGCTGGCCACCACGCCTGCGCTCACGCTGCTGGCGCTGGCGCTAGGCCTGGGCGCGCTGGCCGCGCTCGGCGTTGCGCTGGCCGCGCCGTGGCTCCAGCGCGCGCTTGGCCCGCGCCTGCCACGCCCGCTCCAGGCTCCGCTGGCGCGCGCCGCCGAGGTGCTGGCGGCCTACACGCCGCGCGGCCGGCGGCTGGCGCTGGTGCTGCTCATGTCGCTGCTGTTCCAGTCGCTGTGGGTCGCGCTGCACGCCGTGTGCGGGCTGGCGCTGGGCATCCATGCGCCGCTGCTGCTGTATGCGCTGATGGTGCCGCTCACCGACATGCTCGGCCTGGTGCCGATCTTCGTGAACAACCTCGGCGCGCGCGAGCTGATCTTTACGCTGTACCTGGGGCAGCTGGGCGTCGCACCGGCCGGCGCGCTGGCGCTGGCATTCCTGGTGTTCTCGGTCAAGCTGGTGGTCAGCCTGCTGGGCGGGCTGGTGATGGCGCTGGGCGGCGCCGATATTCGGGCGGCGCGCGCGGCCGTCGAGCCGCCGGCCCCCCAATCATAGCGCTACGCGGTTCGGGCACATGCGGTTTGCCTGCAGCAGCAACTACCCAGGGCGCGGGTTACGGTTTTGGGTTGGCGCCAGGCTGCCGGCCGCAGGCGGCAAGCGGCAACCAAGCTGTACTCGTGTCATTGGCAGGAAGGTAGGTGCGTACCATGCTGCCGCAGGCGCACGAGCACGCAACCTGGCCCACTGCGTAGCCCCAGTAATCGAGCAGCAATAAACGGAAACGTACCGCTTATGGATCTTTCGAGTCGGCCGGCGTACCGGGGCTGGCGTGCCGCTGCCGCGCAGTGGCTGGCCGGCGTGGTGCTGTTTGCGCTGGCACTGGCGCCGCGCGCGATCCTGGCCGCGCGGTTTCAGACGGTCGATGAGGCCTACCACTGGTTCGAGCGCGCCACCCGCTTTGGCCAGGCCATCCAGAGCGGTAACTACGCCGGCACCAACCTGGTCGGCCACCCCGGTGTCACAACCATGTGGCTCGGCGCGGGCGGCGTCGCGCTGCGGCGCTGGCTGATCGATGCTGCGCTGGTGAACGGCGACGATCTGTTCGTCTATCGCGCGCTGATCCGCCTGCCGGTGGCGCTGGCCACGGCGCTGTGCGTAGCGCTGGCCTACCCGCTGCTGCGCCGCCTGATCGGCGCGCGCCCGGCCTGGCTGGCGGCGCTGCTGTGGGCCGCCGAGCCGTTTGTGGTGGCGCACTCGCAGTTGCTGCACGTCGACGCGCTGCTGACCTCGTTCGTCATGCTCGGGCTGCTGGCCGCGCTGGTCGCATTTCGCTTCGACGATCAGGTGGCGCCGGGCCGGCCGTTTGCTCCGCGCTGGGGCATGCTGGCGGCCTCGGCGGTGTGTGGCGGCCTGGCCCTGCTCACGAAATCGCCGGCCGTGCTGCTGCCGCCTATGGTTGGCCTGATCGGCTTGGCCGGGCTGTGGCGCCACGCGGCCGGGCGCCGGCTATGGCGCGCCTGGGTACTGCCGCTGCTGGCCTGGGCCGCGCTCGCGGCGGCGGTGTGGCTGGCGCTCTGGCCGGCCGCCTGGCTCAGCCCGCTCGGCGCGGCCTGGTCGGTGCTGCACCAGGCCGAGGCCGATGGCGGCGCACCGCACGCCTGGGGCAACTTCTTTCGCGGCCAGGCAGTCGCCGACCCCGGCCCGCTGTTCTACCCGGTGGTGCTGGCGTTTCGGCTGGCGCCCTGGACGCTGCTGGGCGCGCTGGTTGGCGTGCCGCTGCTGTGGCGGCGTGGCACGCGCGGGCGCGCAGCGCTGGCCATGCTGGCGCTGTTCGCGCTGCTGTTTGTGCTGATGATGAGCGTGCCGCCCAAGAAGTTCGACCGCTATGTGCTGCCGGTGGTTCCGGCGCTCGACATTATCGCGGCGGCCGGGCTGGCAGCGCTTGCCGGCATGCTGCGGCGCCGCCCAGCCGCCCGTGCCGGGCTGGCAGCGCTTGGCTGGCTGGCGCTGGTCGCCGGGCTGGCGGCGAACCTGGCATGGTACCATCCCTACGAGATCGCCTACTACAGCCCGCTGCTCGGCGGTGGCCCGGCGGCTGCGCGCAACCTCCCGATCGGCTGGGGCGAGGGCTTCGAGCAGGCCGGCGCGTTCATCACCGCCCAGCCCGATGGGGCCGCAAAGCCGGCGGCGGCGTGGTTCGAGCCGGTGCTGCGCCCGTTCGTGCCAACCAGCGTGCTGCCGCTGGCCGAGGCCGCCACGCCCGGCCGGGCCGGCTACGTGGTGCTGTATATCGACCAGATTCAGCGCCAGGATGTGCCCGATGTCACTGCGCTGTACCTCGGGAAGTTGCCCGCGCTGCATACCGTGCGCATCCACGGCATCGAGTATGCGTATGTCTACCAGGCCTTCCCGGCGGTGGCGCATACCACACAGGCCGATTTCGGCACAGGCATACGCCTGATCGGCTACGACCTGGCCGGCAGCAGCGCGGCCGCGCATACGCTCAGGCTCGCGCTCACCTGGCAGGTCAACCAGGCCCTGCCGGCCGACTATACCTTGTTCGTGCATGTGCTCGGCCCGGCCGGCACGCCGGTCGCGCGGATCGATGTGCCGCCGGGTGGGCCGGCGGCGCCCACCAGCGCCTGGCAGCCCGGCCGCTTCGTCACCGGCACATTCGAAATTGCCCTCGACCCGGCCGCCGGCGCCGGGCAGTACTGGCTTGCGCTGGGCGTGTACAACCCGCGCGACGGCACGCGCCTGCCACTGAGCAGCGCGCCGCCACCGGCTGGCGCCCCCGCCGACGGCCCCGACGCGCTGCGGCTGCAGGTGGCCCTGCCCTAGCAGCGAAGCAGCAGCGGCGCGGCACGACCCGGCGCGGCCTGCGTGGTCTTCGTGCGCTTCGTGATATACGATCGAGCTGGTGCCGGCACAAACCCTCACAAGAAAGGCCAGTCGCTATGACCGCGCAAGCGCGCTATACTGACCAGGAACTCCGTCTGCTCGAGCTGCTGAGCCGCCGCTACCCTACGATCACTGCCGCGCATATCGAGATGATCAACCTCAACGCGATTCTGGCATTGCCCAAAGGCACCGACCACTACATCTCCGACATCCACGGCGCCTACGAGCAGTTCGACCACCTGCTGCGCCATGCGTCGGGCGCGATCCGCCGTAAGATCGGCCAGACCTTCGATCGCGAGCTGTCGGAGCAGCAGCAGACCGAGCTGGCCATGCTGATCTACTACCCCGAGCAGCAGCTACGCCTCGTGCTCGATCGGCTCGCGGCCCCCGAGGCATGGATGTTCACGGCGATCACCCGGCTGGCGCGGGTGGCCCGCACCGCCGCGCAGAAGTATACCCGCAGCAAGGTGCGCAAGCGGCTCGACCCGCAGCTAGCCTATATTCTTGAAGAGCTGCTGACCGAGAGCCAGGCCGAGCACGATCAGAAAGAGCACTACTACCGCAGCATCGTGCGCTCGATCGTCGAGGTCGGCGAAGGCGAGCAGGTGATCGTCACACTGGCCTACCTCATCCAGCGCCTGGTGGTCGATCGGCTGTACATCCTGGGCGATATCTTCGACCGCGGGCCGGCCGCCGAGCGCGTGCTCGACCGGCTGATCGACTACCCGTATGTCGCGATCCAGTGGGGCAATCACGATATCTCGTGGATGGGTGCGGCCAGCGGCTGTGCCGCGCTGGTGGCGAACGTGGTGCGCCTGGCGCTGCGCTACGGCTCACTCGAGACGCTACTCGACGGCTATGGCATCCACCTGCGCGCGCTGGCCCAGCTGGCCGGCACGGCCTACGCCGACGACCCCTGCGCGCAGTTCGTGCCCAAGGCCGGCCCCTCGACCGAGGGCTACTCGCGCATGGCGCTGGCACGCATGCACAAGGCGATCACGGTCATCCAGCTCAAGCTCGAGGCCCAGATCATCCGGCGCCACCCCGAGTATGCCATGGAGGATCGGCTGCTGCTCGACGCGACCGACCTGGCTGCCGGCACGCTGGCGCTGTATGGCCGGGCCTACCCGCTGCTCGACACGCGCTGGCCGACACTGGGCGATGGCGACCGGGCCGTGCTGACCGAGGGCGAGGCGGCGGCGATCGACAGCCTGCGCGAGCAGTTCATGCACAGCGCGCGGCTGCAGCGCCACGTGCGCTTCCTGTATAGCTACGGCAATATGTTCCAGGTGCAAGACGGCAACCTGAAGTTCCATGGCTGCCTGCCGGTCGATGAGCAGGGCGAGTTCATCGAGTTCGCGCTGGACGGCGATAAGCTGGCCGGGCCGGCGCTGCTCGAGCGCTACGAGCAGCTGGCGCGCGCGGCGTTCTTCAGCCGCGATGCGCAGGCGCGTGCGGCCGGCCAGGATGCAATGTGGTACCTGTGGTGCGGGCAGCACTCGCCGCTGTTCGGCCGCCAGCGCATGACTACCTTCGAGCGCTATGTGCTCGCCGATAAAGCCACGCACGAGGAGCCTAAAGGGCCGTACTATACCCTGCGCGAGAACGAGGACTTCTGCCGTAAGCTGCTGGCCGCGTTTGGCGGCGATGTCGAGCATGGCCACATCATCAACGGCCACACGCCCGTGCGAGTCAAAAAGGGCGAGCGCCCGCTGCTAGCCAACGGCAAGCTGCTGGTGATCGACGGCGGCATGAGCGCGGCCTACCAGTCGGTCACCGGCATTGCCGGCTACACGCTGATCGGCAACTCGCACGAGCTGGTGTTGGCCGCGCACGAGCCGTTCACCTCGGCCGAGACGATGCTGGCGCAGGGTGTTGATGCTACGCCACATACCGAGCGGATCGAGACCTTCCCGCAGCGCGTGCTGATCGCCACCACCGACACCGGCCGGGCGCTGCTTGGCCAGCTCGAAGACCTGCGCACGCTGGTCGAGGCCTACCGTCGCGGCGCGCTGGTTGAGCGCCCCGGCGGCACCCGCGTGGGCTAACGCAGGCCGGTACGCAGTAATCCGCTCGCCGATTCCGCGCGGGGGCCAAGGCCGCTAGATTGATCTGGCGGCGGCGTGCGGTAAGTGTTCAGACGTATGGGGTTGGGACGCGGACGAGCATGGACGAACGCAGACAGCGGACGCTCCGTTCGCGTTCGTGCGCGTGTGTCTGCGTCCCTGTACCCCAACAGTGAACACCCTCGGCGTGCGGACGGTTTGCGTGTTCGCCACACCTGTGCTATACTCTGCCGCGTGGCAACCATGGGCGATTAGCTCAGCTGGCTAGAGCGCGTCGTTCACACCGACGAGGTCACTGGTTCGAGTCCAGTATCGCCCACCATCCACCATCAAAGCGCTCGATCCAATCGGGCGCTTTTGCTTCCTCTGTATGGCCGAACTGCCGCCGCTCACATCCGACGACGAGTACCTGTTCGGCTGGGACGCAACCCCCGGTATTGTCTCGGTGTGGGCCGACCGCGAGGGCCGCGCGCTGGTGTGGCGGCGCGTCGATCGGCGGCTGCTCTGCGAGCGCGCGCGCTTCCGCCCCTGGCTGTTCGCCACCGCGCTCGACGACCTCGCGCAGCTGGGCCATGGCCTGGCCGAGGCCTCCGCGCCGCAGGCTGCCCGCGCGCTGGTGACCTACCGCGAGCTGGCCGGCGAACCTGGCTCGTACCGCTTCCTGCTCTCGGCACCGAGCGGCCGTGCGCTTGAGCGCATGCTGCTGGCCGGCGCCCAGCGCCGCCTGGGCCGATCGATCACCAGCCTGTACGACCTCGACGACTACTACCGGGTCGGCAATGTCGAGCAGTACCTCATGCAGACCGGGCGGCTCTACTTTCGCCAGCTAGTCTATGCCGATTTGCACCGCATGCAGATCGACCTCGAGACCACCGCGCTCGACCCGCAGCGCGGCCGGATCTTCATGGCCGCCGTGCGCGACAGCCACGGCCTCGAGCAGCTGCTCGAGGCGCCTACGCCGGCCGACGAGGCCGCGCTGATCGCCGACCTGTGCGGGCTGATCCGCACGCGCGACCCCGACGTGATCGAGAATCACAATCTGTTCGGCTTCGACCTGCCGTTTCTGGTCGAGCGCGCCGCCGTGCTGGGCGTTCCGCTCGAGTTTGGCCGCGCGCCCGGCCCGCCCCAGCTCGAGCGCTACAACGATATGCCGGCCTCGCACTACTCGGGCCGCCGGCGTGTGCGCTTCAGCGTGGCCGGCCGCGAGCTGATCGACACCATGGACGCGGTGCGCCGCCACGATTTCGTCGCGCGCGATCTGCCCAGCCATCGCCTGAAAGACGTGGCGCGCGTGTTTGGCATCGCCGGCCCCGAGCGAGTCTACCTGCCCGGCTCGCAGGTGTTCGCCACCTACCGCAACGACCCCGAGCGCGTGCGGCGCTACGCGCTCGACGACGTGGCTGAGGTCGATGGGCTTTCGCGCCAGCTACTCGGCGCCCCGTTTGCCTTGGCGGGTATGGCTCCGCGCCGCTACGAGCGTGTGGCCTCGGCCGGCCCGGCCATGGGCATCCTCGAGCCAATGCTGGTACGCGCCTACCTGCGCGCCGGCGCCGCCCTGCCGCGCCAGCTGTCTGAACACGGCCTGCCGCCACACACCGGCGGTGCGCTGTACCTATTCGCGGCCGGCATCGCCGAGCAGGTGGTCAAGGCCGATATCGCCTCGCTATACCCCTCGCTGATGCGCACCTACCAGATCGGCCCGGCCGGCGACCGGCTAGGGGCGCTGCTGCGGATCGTCGAGCGGCTGACCGACCTGCGCCTGTATCACAAGGATGCCGTGCGCCGTGCCGCGCCCGGCTCGCCGGCCGCGCACAATCACCACGCGCTGCAGGCGGCCATGAAGCTGATCATCAACTCGGCCTATGGCTACATGGGCGCCGGCTCGATGGCGCTGTTCGCCGACCG
The sequence above is drawn from the Candidatus Kouleothrix ribensis genome and encodes:
- a CDS encoding glycosyltransferase family 2 protein codes for the protein MQATAHRASEYGGATVIEPIEAPTPAPYLSVVIPVLDEAENLPILAERLVQALEALGRSYEVIVVDDGSRDESFAILRALAEHNPQLRVVRLRRNFGQTAAFSAGFDRARGQVVVTLDADLQNDPNDIGMLLAKLDEGYDVVSGWRESRQDAFLNRRLPSIIANRLISRVTGVRLHDFGCSLKAYRAEVLAGIRLYGELHRFIPAIASWQGVAVTELPVHHEPRRFGKSKYGISRTIRVLLDLITIRFLLSYGTRPMQIFGLLGLSISGIGVLMGLYLTYTKLFLGESLSNRPILLLAVLLIVVGVQLISMGLIGELVVRTYYETQSKPIYAVREELGAGPHS
- a CDS encoding glycosyltransferase family 39 protein yields the protein MDLSSRPAYRGWRAAAAQWLAGVVLFALALAPRAILAARFQTVDEAYHWFERATRFGQAIQSGNYAGTNLVGHPGVTTMWLGAGGVALRRWLIDAALVNGDDLFVYRALIRLPVALATALCVALAYPLLRRLIGARPAWLAALLWAAEPFVVAHSQLLHVDALLTSFVMLGLLAALVAFRFDDQVAPGRPFAPRWGMLAASAVCGGLALLTKSPAVLLPPMVGLIGLAGLWRHAAGRRLWRAWVLPLLAWAALAAAVWLALWPAAWLSPLGAAWSVLHQAEADGGAPHAWGNFFRGQAVADPGPLFYPVVLAFRLAPWTLLGALVGVPLLWRRGTRGRAALAMLALFALLFVLMMSVPPKKFDRYVLPVVPALDIIAAAGLAALAGMLRRRPAARAGLAALGWLALVAGLAANLAWYHPYEIAYYSPLLGGGPAAARNLPIGWGEGFEQAGAFITAQPDGAAKPAAAWFEPVLRPFVPTSVLPLAEAATPGRAGYVVLYIDQIQRQDVPDVTALYLGKLPALHTVRIHGIEYAYVYQAFPAVAHTTQADFGTGIRLIGYDLAGSSAAAHTLRLALTWQVNQALPADYTLFVHVLGPAGTPVARIDVPPGGPAAPTSAWQPGRFVTGTFEIALDPAAGAGQYWLALGVYNPRDGTRLPLSSAPPPAGAPADGPDALRLQVALP
- a CDS encoding fructose-1,6-bisphosphatase; this translates as MTAQARYTDQELRLLELLSRRYPTITAAHIEMINLNAILALPKGTDHYISDIHGAYEQFDHLLRHASGAIRRKIGQTFDRELSEQQQTELAMLIYYPEQQLRLVLDRLAAPEAWMFTAITRLARVARTAAQKYTRSKVRKRLDPQLAYILEELLTESQAEHDQKEHYYRSIVRSIVEVGEGEQVIVTLAYLIQRLVVDRLYILGDIFDRGPAAERVLDRLIDYPYVAIQWGNHDISWMGAASGCAALVANVVRLALRYGSLETLLDGYGIHLRALAQLAGTAYADDPCAQFVPKAGPSTEGYSRMALARMHKAITVIQLKLEAQIIRRHPEYAMEDRLLLDATDLAAGTLALYGRAYPLLDTRWPTLGDGDRAVLTEGEAAAIDSLREQFMHSARLQRHVRFLYSYGNMFQVQDGNLKFHGCLPVDEQGEFIEFALDGDKLAGPALLERYEQLARAAFFSRDAQARAAGQDAMWYLWCGQHSPLFGRQRMTTFERYVLADKATHEEPKGPYYTLRENEDFCRKLLAAFGGDVEHGHIINGHTPVRVKKGERPLLANGKLLVIDGGMSAAYQSVTGIAGYTLIGNSHELVLAAHEPFTSAETMLAQGVDATPHTERIETFPQRVLIATTDTGRALLGQLEDLRTLVEAYRRGALVERPGGTRVG
- the ppc gene encoding phosphoenolpyruvate carboxylase; its protein translation is MATPPLTNGERLSATIRFLGAILGQVIREQAGDTLYQLEERVRKLAKLLRAEPHPDHVAQLQQIVAGLTIAETRDLLKSFTIYFALINLSEQMQRTWVLRERAQQHPDQPHAESIGAAVAELRRTGVAAAALQQWLNSALILPVFTAHPTEARRRTTLEKLRRVAALVERKHAGAPPDELAEIAQRITEEVAGLWQSDEVRVIRPTVVDEVKNGLYYFEATLFGLVPQLYRDLEAALVKHYPEHHWHVPALLRFGSWMGGDRDGNPYVTPDVTIETVRRMREWALRRQIGAIEQLSRRLGQSIRQVPVSDELHQSLAADAHAFPATAALLAHRNPYELYRQKCTYIREKLLRSERHAAEHMPDWGSADPLPAAGTFYHHSRELLDELKVIERSLRANAGASAADGILHDVIRQVEVFGLHTATLDIRQHSERHTAALAEVLRLAGVCGDYAALGEAARVELLAREVANPRPLIPARLPYSAETAEIIETFRTVAAILEQLSPEAIQTYIISMTTGASDLLAALLFAKEARLYLPAQGISRLNIVPLFETGADLAGCDRVMEACLRLPIYREHLRLRGDVQEIMIGYSDSNKDVGFVAANWALYQAQRVLRDMARREGIGLRLFHGRGGAIGRGGGPANQAILSQPPGSIGNQIKITEQGEVIADRYGLPALAHRHLEQVLNAVLRAQFVPGHDAPAEWEQALEQLASIARGHYRALVYDSPDFLPYFRTATPIAEISRLKIGSRPASRRNSDRIQDLRAIPWVFSWMQSRHTLPGWFGLGYALEAFVAGERPEQEHGSKLALLQGMYANWMFFRTMIDSAQMILGKADLRIAARYAELTPDPAVAARVYSAIQEEYERTTRMICQVAQIDELLAQSDVLRTSIARRNPYIDPMSFVQVELLRRLRADPAGPDHAALEDAILLSISGIAAGLKNTG
- a CDS encoding ribonuclease H-like domain-containing protein, with the protein product MAELPPLTSDDEYLFGWDATPGIVSVWADREGRALVWRRVDRRLLCERARFRPWLFATALDDLAQLGHGLAEASAPQAARALVTYRELAGEPGSYRFLLSAPSGRALERMLLAGAQRRLGRSITSLYDLDDYYRVGNVEQYLMQTGRLYFRQLVYADLHRMQIDLETTALDPQRGRIFMAAVRDSHGLEQLLEAPTPADEAALIADLCGLIRTRDPDVIENHNLFGFDLPFLVERAAVLGVPLEFGRAPGPPQLERYNDMPASHYSGRRRVRFSVAGRELIDTMDAVRRHDFVARDLPSHRLKDVARVFGIAGPERVYLPGSQVFATYRNDPERVRRYALDDVAEVDGLSRQLLGAPFALAGMAPRRYERVASAGPAMGILEPMLVRAYLRAGAALPRQLSEHGLPPHTGGALYLFAAGIAEQVVKADIASLYPSLMRTYQIGPAGDRLGALLRIVERLTDLRLYHKDAVRRAAPGSPAAHNHHALQAAMKLIINSAYGYMGAGSMALFADRRAADEVTRRGREVLDHVVAALRACGMVLIEADTDGVYFAAPRGWPEARERAVVAEIGATLPAGIRLEYEGRYRAMLSHEVKNYALLTYDGRLIVRGVALRSSRSEPFGERFLHQALHCALIGDIAGLHAAFHATALAIRTRALPAADLATRVRLSKSHAAYLVSRTTHKEAAYEALLAAGRSSWEPGERVRCYKAQDGGYVWLPDEREEVEKLEDSQLDRLGDDDEDAEDLGDLLEYATPQPVQPAISDDRRDYDVEHYLQVLVTSYAGRLRKAFAPEDFAQLFRPDAQLGLFDLPVDRIQPRWIRCDAQSESFEGQ
- a CDS encoding flippase-like domain-containing protein, with the translated sequence MSTRRRVPRWASTLLRVVVSGSVLAFLVVRAQPGQIWQAWRAIDLPLLGLALLMQLAGLAISAAKWGVLLAAQGRRQPLRWLFGAYLVGQFVGNVLPTTIGGDAVRAVQLGRRIGSYGEAGASIFLERLTGFLALSLIANAALAAGVLVSGGAALATTPALTLLALALGLGALAALGVALAAPWLQRALGPRLPRPLQAPLARAAEVLAAYTPRGRRLALVLLMSLLFQSLWVALHAVCGLALGIHAPLLLYALMVPLTDMLGLVPIFVNNLGARELIFTLYLGQLGVAPAGALALAFLVFSVKLVVSLLGGLVMALGGADIRAARAAVEPPAPQS